In Cryptomeria japonica chromosome 1, Sugi_1.0, whole genome shotgun sequence, the sequence AATCGTGGGGTATCTTATCTATAGAATGAAGAGGCACATTGTAATCTGAAATAGGATCATCTGGGAATGAATAAATATTAGGATCTCTATATAACTCCCAAATGTGAGTCCACATAGCATGAGGAcactcaaaatcaacaatagacTCCAAAATGTCACCATCAACATGCATAAGAATAACTCTTAACACATGATCCCTATTTCATTTCCAAATAAATTTCCAACAAGGCATGCCAAGTAGGGGAGCAAGATTATACAAATATGATAACAAATGAATCCCTCTAAGATGGGTAATGATGTCATCACTTTAATGGCTATACTTCCCTCtcttcaaaatgatcaaagaaggatgaaatctagaaCCCATTGCAAACTATGACAATTCTTCAAAATCTTAAAGATAGCACCATCACATGAATATAGAAACCTCAAAAAATGATAGGAAACTAAAAATGAAGCCCCCTCACAAATAATACCTCTTCAAATATCAAGATGTCCAAGCTATCAAGCAAATGCCACAAATTGAAAAAACTCAATAGATAGTACCTAGGGTTGAATTTGGAAAAAGTGCATGGACAAAATGATAAAGCTCCTCAATACCTTTCTAACACTGCAAGAATGACAAAATTTGGGATTGTGGCAAAAATTTATGAGTTAAGGATTCTAAATAAAATGGTTGACTTCAAGCTATAATAAATATTGATAAACAAAGAAATTGGATGGATTAGCCTACACCACTACGAAGTTGAGGaaaccaactttccaacaatatatggaTTTAAAAATTCTAACTTTGTAATGCCCAAGATATACTTTGTGGAAAAAATCGCCTATATGGAGGCGAATTAAAAAAGAGGGGGGCAAATTTAAATCTAGGGGGATTAAACCCTAGTCATTGATGTGAGCACCCTACTTCAAAAGGCAAAAACAAAAATCTCTATTCTAGCAACAACTCAATTCACCAATACGAGAAGGGCTTTATAAggccatagctctgataccatgtttgaATAATAAAGAACCCATAGTGAACTTGTGCATACTTCAAAGGATCAACCAAGAAACATGCCTTCCACAAGATCTCCCATGGTATTATCCGACAACTTTTCTTATTGGTCACATCCCTTCATGGGTCTCTTTTAGACCTCTTCCCCCTTTCAAATTTCCATCCCCTTCGGGCCTAACCCCCTCTCACAAGGTAGGTGTCAAGAGGAGAATTTTACAAATTTTCATAGTTTCTCCATCTTCTTTCTCCTTTCATTCGGTgtaagattttgaatttgaaaaaaatCTCGATAAACCTCAATAAAACCTAACTAGGTCCTTGCAATGGAACCAATGTTAGCAAGAAATACTAGGGATACAAACTAGAGTTTTGAGCCCTAGTGATTTTCTTGTGTTGTAGTATTTATACCTTGAACTCAGTCCTATTAGATCTGAAATAGAAATGTTAAGAGCTAATTTGATATGCAACTGCTTTCACTTATTACATGCAGTTCAGGAAATTACAATGAGTAACATTATTACATAGTAAATATATAAAAATTGTGCACCTTAATATCATTAACCGACTTTTATCCCTATCTATATGATATCATAATTCCTCCCATATTGATTCACTAAAAAGGTCCATGATTTTCCTTTTATGCTTCATGCTAGACATTATTCTCAGGCAAGATAGACCCTCATGCATTAGGAGCACAAGCTCAAACCATTGAAAATAGGACCCGCACCAAGAAGAAAATCTCACGCTAAAAACTTGCACCCACATACCAATCAAATTTGAATACACTCCAACAATGAGTCTTACCATGCAGGGAATCCACACCACAATAAAAACTCTACTCCACGCAATCTAGAAAGCACGCCATACAAAGAGCTTTGTCACCAAGAGAACTTCACGCCATGACCTTAGCTATCCATATTGGTAGAGTTTGCCActgagaagaaaataaaaaaatcacgCCCATCTAGAATAATTTTTTTCATGACCTCTAGTATGTATGGTGCGGCTTAGGAAAAGAAGTACGTTTATTCCAACGACTCCAAATATTAGCTATAAATCGTTCACCGTATTAGTTCAACTTCTCTCTAAAAAGTCGGGCTCAAATATTAGAACATTTTCCACATGAATCAATTAAATTGATTCCTGTATAAGTCATATGAAGTATTATTTCCTTAGCGCCCAAAGTAATACTCTTCATATGGTTAATATTTCATTCATGACGTGCAAAAGCTTCTAGAATAATAGCCGCCCCTCCCTTGTGCGATTTCTCAAGGCTCCCAAACAAACAATTAATTGTAAGACTTTaacatatttaaataataatatctttTCTGTTAATGGGCCTATTTGGGTTAATTCGGATTGTGATCAGGCAAAGGCACTAGAATGGTCTAAATTAAAGGAAGGATGgcataaactaaattttgatggggctttaAAAGGCAATCCCAAACTGTTAGGGGTAGGATTTGTGACAAAAGATTGGGAGGGTAATATTATTGCCTTTGGAGCATTGAAGCTTCCAAGGGCACAACTAACAAAGTTGAGCCCTTGATGGCGATTAAAGTtttgaaaatggggaaaaaattggGCTTTTCAAAAATATACCTAGAAGGGGACCTTTGATAATAATAAATGCAGTAAAGAAATGagatattaatgcatgaaatttaAAAAAGTATTATCATTGCCAACAAATTTTAGCAACCTTTGAAGCTTACGAAATTGGGCACATGGGGAGAGATGGGAATGAGGTGGTGGATAGACTGTCCAAATGGGAAGTGAGTTTTGATGATGGTACAAAGGGTGCGTTCAAATATTTTGATAATTTGGAGCTTGAGGTGAGGTGAGGTGGATTGCTGCCATTTCATAAAGCCATTTATGGCATATAGTGGCATTTAATTGATGAGAAAGGGGTTGAATTGGTATTAAATCTTGTGAATGTTGGTTTGGCTTTCATTTATAAGGATGGGTGGCAATTGTGAATCAGGATGGAGGCCACCTTTTCTCTAGTTataccacgacaacaattggcttTTAGtggaaaaaatattgaaaagataATGAAGACTCTTTAAATTTGAGGATGACACATTTTTATAGATTATAGAGGTGTTGCTTGGAGAAGATTTCATGACGACTGAGCACAGATATTAGACGAATGCTGACATCGTCTCAATGGTGGCAGCATGGGGATCAGAGGTGGGAAGGAATGAAGAATTTGAATGGGTGCTAAAAGGGTGTGTAGTTGAAGATTGGTTGTATGGGCTTCTATCTGTGTTGGAAAGGGCTACGATAGGGGTGGGTTTCTTGGTAGCAGAGGAAAGTAAATATTCAAACAATACCCCTTAACAATTCATGCCATTCATTTGATGGGAAATGGGGATAAACAAAGAGGAGTGAAGAGCAGAAGCCTTTATTGGTTTGGATTCTTTGCGGCACTACCTGTGTGAGAAGGAGAAAGAGTGTGTTTGTGGGAAGCAAAGCTTGGGACAAAGGAGGTACCAAGAGGGAGATTTGAGTTGAAGGACTACTAGGTCAATGGACACCTGAAAGCCATCAATAAGAAATAAGGCAAAATTTATCAATAATATAGGTAGGGCGGGGTTAGTTGCAAGGCTTCAACTGTTTGGTGTTTTGCATccgggtttttatttatttttcagatGATATAGTAGATATGATGTATAGGGATGTATGTAGTAGATAGGTCATGGGTATGGATGAAGTTTCTTTGCATTCAGACTTAAAGTTTTTTGATCTCGATACTGTTATTTGAAGGATGGATGATGAAGCtccaattttgaaaaatgttttgattattaataaaaatatattattatgaccaaataataataataataatattttcccCTTATTATATCATGGACACCTTAAACTCCATTTTCCTTATGTCTTATTTCTGAATAGTTAACACATATCTAAAGATAAGCTTTACTTGTGGAATTTTATTTTTTCCATACATCCAAGGTTTATTAAAGCTTTTCTTATTCTATTTGGACTTCATGAAtggattaaataatataatttcatAGATACTGGTATGAAACTCAccaaatgaataaaaatatatcAATAAACCTCCAACATTTGCAAATTTGTCTCATAACGAGACTTCACAAAATTGACAATATTACCTATTGAACTTTTTAGTGAGATCTCTAGTTGAAACATTCAGCTATATGAATATTGTAATCTAACTATGGATCTTATAATGAATCACCCAAAATATAAAATTGGGTTTTCATCCAATCCtccttgtagcattgtaaattgtatctgcatacaatttcatcctcacctagacctcaacTTGGTGCTTTATCTTTCAGTGCCCGATGACTactttgattctgctcacaccacctTAGAAAATCATATTTTTACCTTATCTCTTGTCTCTGCCTCTAATGTAAGTCTCGATTCTCAAGACAAGGGTGATGGGTGCCCTGGTCGTAGCTCAAGACCAAGGTGCCCAATGCCCTAGTCTTCTCaatcaagacccaaatttggtcctcaaAACGATTGATTGGGTAAAATTGTGGAGTAGAATTGGAAATAAGAATTGCCCTTATGTTCAGCTTTGGTATTGAGTATTTTGGTATTGGTTCCTCCAGTTTATACCTAAGTGAGTGTCAATCTGGGAAGCGTAAACTTATGAAAGATATTGTGGCTGTTTGCCTAAGGGATGAAGATAGTGATTTAAGTGGGGATGAAATGCAATTTAATCTTGAAATCAAATAAATAGGCTAAACCTAAACTAATTCACACTTCTAAAttaaatcaaacttccaaattaAACCACACTTCATACTTCCTAGATTAGAAGATTGGATTGAAAGTTCTACTTCTTGTCGCACTTGTGCCAGGAATTGTCACAAACTATAAAAATAATAGTCCAATTACAAAATTTttatttaattcaaaatataaaaatcaaacaaaatgaaCATTTAGATTCAATCCAAAGTAATCATAACATTGTAACAGATTATACTAAGAAATGAAGAGTTAAATGTTTGGAAATAATTGTATTCAACAATCTATTCAAATCAAATCaaacaaaattaaaattcaaacaaTTTACACACAAACCAGACATTAATAATAAAATCACTGGGTAACCGTAGAATGGACCCTGCCTCCTTGGTCGCCAAGTGATAAAATACAAACACGAACTGTTGCTATGCACTAATCCTTCATAGTAATAATGAACACAGATTCATAGAGTTTAAACTTCACAAAGAtcagatatattatatttattatcaaagttcaaatagaaaggCATATATATATCGATCATCTATACTAATAATAAGTTTTGTTTGTTTGGCCTATCGGCCGCTCAAAGCTTATAGTTTATTAAAGTAACAAAGGGCTGCAAGCCACTTATAGTTCAGTAAGACAAACTTTAAACAAACTTCAAACTATCTTTGATCAAAACGATCGATTATCAAACAAATTCTTTGTCAATTCCTTTCCACCGATCTCCCATGATTCTTGTACCCTTAACAACTTCGACCTCTTTCCTAACCATCCCCTATCATTTCAGACATAAAACAATCAACATTATTATAGTTTTCGATAATTTATCAATCCTAACTtctttttcatattttattaaatattaaggtTCCTTCAACAAATGGTGACAAGAAAATGGATAAATATAAAGGTAAAGAGGAAAATGTGGAGTAAAAATAATGGAATTTCCTGTGCTCATCATTTCCCTCCAGCTGGACAATTTGCATTTCCTCATGCTAGGGAATACAGGCTACAAACCGGGGGGAGCAATGAGGTTTTGGATAATGTTATTGATTTCATTGACCCACAGTTGTTGTATTGCTTGAATTTTCTACTTATTCTCTTGAATAGGCATATGAGAGGCTGCTAGTTTGTCAAATTATGCTCTGAGTTTACTTATCTCTTATGTCTGTGAATTGATAACAGAGTGTGCTTCTTGTAGCATCTCAAGTAAAGTCTGATTCTCTATCTGTAGTTTGACCACGTTGTCTTGCAAATCCTGAAACTCTTTCTCCTTTATCACTTTAGGGTCTTCCTCCTCAAATTCCTCTTCGGCTTCCTGTCTCTTAGTCCTGGATGATCGAACACTATTATCAACCAACTCATCTATTTTCTCCTTCTCATGTGCTATAAGAATGTGAGTTTTAGATTGTTCAACAACTTCCCCTTTTTCAAGGCTTTCTTGACTTACAACATACTTTGGTGTTCCAGGTGTTATCTATTGTCCGTTTCCATCACCACCCTCTTCTTCCATAATCTTTTCTTCAATCTTTTTACCATCAAAATAGTCCATTTGTTCTCCTGGATCCCCTACATTTTCTTCTGGATGCATATCTCCTGAATAACATTTCCTATTTCCTGATCCTGACCTTTTTCTGTTGATGGCACGTCCCCTGTTTCCTTTGGAGTGGCATCCCttgtttccttattttgatcatctACAAGTAATGGACTACCATGCGAGGTACTTTGCACATCCTCTTGATCACTTTTAGGGGAATCCTCTGGAGACTTAATTGCTTGTTTCCTGGATTTAGGGAGTTCCCGTTCTTTCACCTTTTGCCGCTTTTCCTTACTAAATTCCCTGTTGAATTTTCCCCGTTTTTTAGTTACTTCAAACAGGACCACTAAATCTTCAGAATCCACCAAATTACTGGCTATTTTGCTAGGTTATCTAGCTTAGTAGGAGTGCCCAATTTATGTTTTTCCTTCCCGTCGTAGGATTTACTAGTGAGTGGTGGCTCTGATAATTTCTTTTTCCTACTGCATTGCTTACTTGGACTTGGGAgttcttctaaatttttttgtttgtttgcttCCTTTGACTCTGTGGATTTGACGTGCTTCGGGTTGTTTTTCGTCCAAAACTTATGGTTTGTAGGGTTTGTGTGGACTGAGGCGAAGACCTAACAAGACTTATTTGGGCTTCTTTTtactaatttcctcattttcactAGATGATTCAATTCCTTTAGAAGTAGACTCCTCTTCAGAAGCCTCATCCTCAGAAACAGACGCctcatcataagacttatctttggAGTAACCCTCTCCTGGAGATTCCTCTTCCTCAGAGGGCTGTGTGTCCTCATCATCTTGAGAATTGACAAGTGACTCCCAATCACGAGGTGGAGACAACAACTTCAATTCTTTGACTACCAGAAGTTTTGTCAAACAATGGTGGGATAAACAATTGGGTTTTCCACTTCTTACAGTTTTAGACATCCTTTGCAGAGCACGATGTAAGAAATATGGAACATTGCAGACCAATAATTTTCATCGCAAGTGCAACATTAATTTGAAATGTTGGGTGAAGACATACACATATCTGCCCTAACATGTGATATATTGGATGATAAATTTTGCAACCTCCTTCCAATCTCTGGGTAAATACTTCAATTTAGTGCCCTACCCAGAAACCATCTCAACAGACTGTCCTCTTTGCAGGAATTTCTTTTGAGTTGGCTTCAAATCCGTGGATTGCTTAAATTTCTTAGGAAAATTTTTCTCCCGTCAAAGGTAACCCACACACCTTAGCAATAGTTTCCACTGTGACTGTAATGTCCAAATCCCGAACAGTCGCTTTATGGTGGCGAAAGCTCTGGGAAAATTCTAATGCAACTTTTTCATCAAACCccttcaatattttcaaataaaCATTCCAGTTGGCTTTTTGAAACTCCTCATATGGTGCTATTTGTGCTTTCAAACCTTGCAAGGAGGTAGGTTCATGTCATGGGTGGTGATCTGTTGCCATTTTTTTTCATAAATTCACACTATAACTCAACACCAATAATGTGCAAACACGGTTTGGTAACAATGGTTTATGGTTTTCAAAAATAGTGGTAAATTTCAAATTATGGGGATTTGATAAAGGCAATAATTAGTTATCAAGGGAAATGTTGACCATTTCTGTGTCAACATAGCTACAGATCAGGcctgaaatattttcacataacctgtgtgttatgcaCATTATGTTAGCAAGTGCAGAGGGGCTTTTTTGCCTTTACATCCTTTTCGGGGCTCCAAAATTCTATTTTTGAGACCCCTCCAGCCGATGATCTTAAGTGAGTTGACCGACTTCGGTCAACTCACTTAAGATCATCGACTGGAGGGGTCCCTATCATTGGCGGGCTGGTCTCTAAGTTCGTTCTTACCGGTTGGTGGTAAGGCTTTTAGCTCCTGCACCCCTGTAGGGTCCTTCTGCTCCTGCACCCTTGTAGGGTCGTTCTGCTCCCTTAGTTATGTTTTGCGGATGTGCGGTAACTTTTTCCCTTTCTCCCGCCTCCCCGCATGGTTCTTACTTGCTGCTAGTGTTGTTTTGCATGCATGTGAAGGGAAGGTTTTGGCTTCGCCCGCTTCCCCGCATGGTCTTTCGACTACTCCAATTCTATGTTGCGGGTGTGCGGGATGCTGGTtttgcttctccttcttccttgCATGGTCTTTTGACTGCTCTAGTTCTATGTTGCGGGTGTGTGGCATGCAGGATTTTCTTCATCCGCTTCCTCGCATGGTTTTCAACTTGTGCCACTGATCTCGCAGGTTAGCGGGCAGTTTGTTTCCCTTCGCCTGCTACTCCGCATGTTTCTGATTTGTCACCAGCCTTGTGTTGCGAGTGTGCGGGGGACTTGCTATTTTCCTCCTGCTTTCCCATGGGTTTtttttggtgatgcagttttgctTTGCGGGCTTGCGGTGACAACTATGGTGGGCCTGACCCTTCCTCCAATGCAATCTCCACCGTCGATGATAACTTGAAATCCAATCCGACGACGACGACTAAATCTTTAGTTGGGCCTTTTGAGCACGTATATGGGGAGATCTCGTGCGTTCATCTGCGCGCGAGATCTCCTAATCGACGGTTGAAATTCAAATTTGCAGGAGCTGTTAGCATTTAACCCTTGCAGAAAGGTGGTTGTCCACCCGATGGTCAAGACATTTTTTGGACTCAGTCGGCTTCCATATCTGATCAAATTTTCGTCCAACCACTAGGGATCATCTCCATAACTTCTGACGTGACTTTGCAGGCAAGTTTTTGATGCCGCCCATGCTCATTCAATACTGATTGAGGAATTTTGTGCCTACAAACGCCATCCCAGTGCATTCAATTGCATAGATTTCCTCTTTTCTGCAAGGATTTTGTTTTTTCAAAGGTAGAGGACATTCTCAAAACCTGCTTTCAATACGCCATTAGATTAGTCGATCTGATCTTCTTCTCCTCTAtgctattttgtaacctaaccctagtaggGTTAGGATTTCCAGCTATGGTTtcattttgagttatgcctcaactataaaggcaatttttgtatctttccttgggaTCTTCTTTTCTTTCTTACCAGTTGAATATATATTTTCAGTGATTTGTAAATTTTTCCTTGCCCTTTCATtaataaaattatctttcttgCCTTTATTCAGGTCTTGCAATTTGTGTAAGTTTTTACCTTCTTGTTTGAATGTGTTCTCATTTGCCTTCTTTAGTTGTAGGTGTCTGTGTTGATCCCTCTGTGGATGTTGATTGTGAACTAATCTTAGTTCCTCTCCTCATCCTATAGATTTCCAACCTTCACTCTTCCTTAGGAGGCTAATTAGTATAGAATATCGTGCATACTTGGGGTAGTTTTATTGGTGATTTGTGTAGATTATGTGCAGGAATATCGCATTCcttctaggtgcaaaccttatttcccttctttcctacatcccctctttctcccttttccttgtcaagTCAGTAGATTAGgatttatcagtgttgggttggtccaacgcTTGCACTCAGATGgataggaagtcggccttctccagagattcaaccccacttttgcaagtcccacaattgggaggttgtttccatgttgcacaagattGATGATCAAGGTTGCTCATCAGATGAGCACAACTTTTCTGACAACAACCACCTAGACCCATGCAACCTGGAATGTCTAATAACTATTCTCCATTCAGGCCAAGTCAACCTACCTCCTTTTCAAATCAATTTGGAAGGTATGATAGTTGACAACAACCTATGCCTTATTATCAACCATGGCCTAATCAACATGTACCACAACCATGGCAATAATCTTAGAGGTCACAACCACAATacccacaacaaccacaacaatttCCACCTTATCCTCCACCTCCTATAGTCAATTCATATTAGCAACAACAACTTCTTCCACCTCCGCCAAATAATTAGTTGCCCCAACCAACACAACCGCCAAAAGCAACTCCAACCCACCCCAAATCCGAACAACAAAGAAGCACAACCAGTGTACAATAATGAAGTTGCAGGGTATCCTACCTATCCCATTAATACATTGGAAGTTGAGGGTGTACAACTAAGATCTGGAAATAATTTGTAGGGGCCAACCATTACAAAAGTTGAGGACTCGCTAGAGGATAATATTGAAGAATCACCAAGGCCTCCATTTCCTTATCAATTCAAAGAACAACCATCAAAACCCATAGTTCCTTCAACTGCTTTTGATATTATGAATGAAttgtaaaatttaaatattaaaattcctCTTTTGCAGGCAATTCAAGATGTTCTAGTGTATAAAAAAGCAGTAAAAGAGTTATGTGTACGaaagcagaagaagaagaagaaagatactAAAATAGTCCAAGCCATTGGACAACTTGTTGATTTAATATTGGGAAAGATCATCGTTCCTAAATATGTGGATCTTGGGAGCCTGATGATTAAGGTAAGAATAGGTAATATTCTTATCCCAAATAATCTTGTGGATTTAGGGACAACCATAAATGTTATGACCAATGAAACCAAGGAAAGATTAGCTCTGTAAGGTTTAAGACCAACACCAACAGTTTTGCAAATGGTAGATCATTTTTTGGTAAAACCAGAAGGTATgacataacatattattatttttattgattcttgggaatatccCACTGATTTTTGGATTTTACAACCCAAAATTAAGCTAGGGGGATACCCCttaattttgggaagaccttggcttgcagCAGCTAATGCTTTTATTAATTGCAGGTCTCAGAACATAGTGATCTCTAATGGGGAGCAAATGAATCAATTAACATTGTATCCGCTAGCTCAACCTTTGTTGGAGATTGAAGATCCCCTTTGAGTTGATAGTGATTTGGAAGATTCATTACCGATCCTAACCATTGATCAAAGTCGAGATGTGGTGGGACCCTCGGAGgacaatgttttaattttttttttctaaaaaaccaCTATTCACTTGGTAGTGTTTTAGAAAATTTGGTTTTCTGTCTAGATACTGATTGTCCATTTGGGAACTTCCCTTATGGAAATAATCTATGTTCTCTTCAACATTTTATTACATTGCATCAATTGTTACCTCACAAGTGTCTGTA encodes:
- the LOC131876430 gene encoding uncharacterized protein LOC131876430; the protein is MSKTVRSGKPNCLSHHCLTKLLVVKELKLLSPPRDWESLVNSQDDEDTQPSEEEESPGEGYSKDKSYDEASVSEDEASEEESTSKGIESSSENEEINLVVLFEVTKKRGKFNREFSKEKRQKVKERELPKSRKQAIKSPEDSPKSDQEDVQSTSHGSPLLVDDQNKETRDATPKETGDVPSTEKAHEKEKIDELVDNSVRSSRTKRQEAEEEFEEEDPKVIKEKEFQDLQDNVVKLQIENQTLLEMLQEAHSVINSQT